The sequence ggaagacccagcctcgtttcatcttcaaagtttagtatttagtattttagtatttatttatttattgtcattgtcaagaacaatgaaattgcgtttggggcttccatacaaccccaaaaaaagaagaaaataataaataccccttaaaacccaagtgtacatatttaacccagtgtgactccaatgcaataagacaatccttagcaataatgttcgtagaaattcagacaaagacctgagaaacatgacaaaatacaacaatgcaacccattcaatattattgtactgtgagatatgatatcagatatgatagttatctatttaagaaagagggggggggcaggagggggaagagaataaagatatgatgcaccaatgcagaccagttcattgctattaagaagttggatatggttattgtccgtgagaggggggcagagagttcaggagcctcacagcctgtggatacaggctgttggccagtctggatgttctggcctgtatagacctgtaccttctccctgagggcagcagatggaaaaggtggcgcgcagggtgatgttggtcccgcaggatactgtgcaccctcaatcagacagcgagtggggaagatattactgatctctggcagacttgttccaataattctgccagcttctttcaccacccgctggagtgcttgctgatcggccttggtgcagctggggaaccactcactgatggaaggaggttttggctcaaaatctcacgatacatggccccattcattctgtccttaacacggatcagtcgtcctgtccccttgacagaaaaacagccccatagcatgatgtttccacccccatgcttcacagtaggtatggtgttcttgggatgcaactcagtattcttcttcctccaaacacgaagagttgagtttataccaaaaagttctactttggtttcatctgaccacatgacattctcccaatcctctgctgtatcatccatgtgctctctggcaaacttcagacgggcctggacatgcactggcttcagcagcggaacacgtctggcactgcgggatttgattccctgccgttgtagtgtgttactgatggtgacctttgttactttggtcccagctctctgcaggtcattcaccaggcccccccgtgtggttctgggatctttgctcaccgttctcatgatcattttgaccccacgggatgagatcttgcgtggagccccagatcgagggagattatcagtggtcttgtatgtcttccattttctgatgattgctcccacagttgattttttcacaccaagctgcttgcctattgtagattcactcttcccagtctggtgcaggtctacaatacttttcctggtgtccttcgaaagctctttggtcttggccatggcggcgtttggagtctgactgtttgaggctgtggacaggtgtcttttatacagatgatgagttcaaacaggtgccattcatacaggtaacgagtgggggacagaaaagcttcttacagaagacgttacaggtctgtgagagccagagattttccttgtttgaggtgaccaaatacttattttccaccctaatttacgaataaattctttacaaatcctaccatgtgaattcatggatttttttttcacattctgtctctcacagttgaagtgtacctctggtgcaaattactgacctctgtcatcattttaagtgggggaacttgcacaatcggtggctgactaaatacttttttgacacacagtgtgtgtgtgtgtgtgtgtgtgtgtgtgtgtgtgtgtgtgtgtgtatatatatatatatatatatatatatatatatatatatatatatatatatatatatatatatatatatatatgtatatataaaaaacaaaaaaaaacaaaaaacaaacacccagcacgcccctgcgggcggtttatccttcaagctcgggtcctctaccagaagGGGAGCCTGGGagtttgagggtcctgcgcagtatcttagctgttcccaggactgcgctcttctggacagagatctccgatgttgttcccgggatctgctggagccactcgcctagcttgggagtcaccgcacctagtgctccgattaccacggggaccaccgttaccttcaccctccacatcctctcgagctcttctgtgagcccttggtatttctccagcttctcgtgttccttctatctatctatctatctatctatctatgctGAAAAATGGCATGAAGCTTTATGACAGTGTTGTCTGAGATGAAAGGAGAGTAATCACTTTAGTGTGTTGAATGTGtacaaattaaaatacagaCAGGCACAGCTAAAACCTTATAATTTGGACAAAAGTGAGGTCATAGTATTGGACCTAAACTCAGAAACAATGGCCACATATTTAAACAGAGACTTACTCTGGAAGGAAATATTTTAGGTACCAGACGAAAAACATAACAGAAGCCACAATTCCCGAGTTGAACATGAACTTTCCCCATCATTTACAGTATTGAATCCAACAGGGATTAGCAGTAACAGATGTGTGCTGTGGTAATGACATTGTGGGAATATTTACTTCGGAGTGACATGCACAAATAACCCTATCTAAAGACAGAGCTCAGCATAAAGCAGTTTTGTGGTTGAATGGTTTGGCAACTACCTTTATGTCTCTCAGTCTGTTTGATTTATAATGACAATACAGCAGATGTGCATATGTGTGCTTTTTAGAGTGAATTTTACTATTTGCAGATGTTATGAATGTTTCTAAATGGGGCACTTTAGACAAAGATAAATTATTCCTGGATGGCTCTCTGTCTTCAGAGgcagaaaaaagtgtttttaaacgTATGGTTGACAACAGCTCATTCATTGGTGTTGAATCCTCAATGCAACAACTCAATGACCAAGTCATCATTGTTCAGGTTTTGGTAGGAGTTTTCCTTTGCATCAACACTATGTTGATCATAACCTTTTTTATGAAGGACACCTTTTACAGAACTATGCGCTACATCTTATTTGCTGTCACATTACTGTCTGATTGTCTCATTTTAATTCTGACAGATTTGTTGCTGATCTTGAGCTATTTTCGTTTATCTATACAGGTGTCATTGTGCCTTATTATGTTTGCAGTGTCATCCGTGTGTAACTTTGTCACACCATTTACTTTGACAGCAATGACCCTGGAACGCTATGTGGCCATTTGTATGCCCCTGCGTCATGGAGAGCTTTGCTCCACACGCAGCGCTCCGCATTGCATCCTCATCATTCACGGCCTCAGCTCTGTGCCCTGTATTTTGATTCTGTCTGTCTTCTTTGCATCTGTATCCTTAAGCTTCTTCACACAGTACCGGGTTTGCTCTGTGGAGATGTTCATTTTACGTAGTTGGCAGGGTCATCTCAGGTCAGCTATAAGTCAGTTTTACTTCTTGATTATGTGCATTATCATTGTTTTCTCTTATATTCAAATAATGAAAGTGGCCAAAGCTGCATCAGGAGAGAACAAAAAGTCAACACATAAAGGGCTCAGAACAGTGGCTCTTCATGCTTTCCAGCTGTTGCTATGTCTCATCCAGCTGTGGTGCCCATTCATTGAAGCTGCTGTCCTTCAGATTGATTTCATGTTGTATGTTAATGTACGGTACTTCAACTATATAATGTTTAGTCTTACTCCTAGATGTCTGAGTCCTCTCATTTATGGCCTCAGAGATGACAAATTTTTCCTTGCACTAAGATATCATGTCCTCTGTCacttacacaggaaaaaatctGTTGGGGTTTCTAACTAACACCACATGATTCTACTAAAGAACAAGATAGGAACTGAGCTTTAATGTAATGATAAGGAACTAAGCAAGCAGTATATGCTCTATCAATTTTGTCTCCCAGCACTTGGAACTTATTATCATGACACTCGGTAATTCTTCTATGCAGAATACATTGTTTAACTATTAACGTGTAACTAGTCCACTGTAGTAAGAAAACCAGTTGATTAATTGAAGCTTTAGTAACATCAAGGCCTCTGGTACCTTAATTTtgtaacttttaaaatgttgccCAGGATCATTTAATGATGATTTCAACATTAATATTTCAGCATTTAGAACACATTCAGACTGTTTGTAGCCTGCATTTAAAAAGTACTTTGGACTACATTTCATCCTGTTTAGAATTATTTTGGCCACATCTTCACTCCAACAAGATTCTGTGACATCTGTCTGACAACATGATGAATGACTGATCACGTTGTGTTTTAGCTTATAACTAGATTAACACATGGCAAATGCTTCATTGCAGGGGAGCTGGCTGACAACCTGACTTACTATCGACAGAGTCATAGAGTTAGAAGGATGTAGCTGATAAATTTTATTTAGAGATCATAATTATGATTTTCCAATAGTCATTGTCTGTATCCTTACACTGATgacttttttattgttaaaatgcaaatgttaaatAGAATAACAGCTTAACATCTATCTGGGACTTTAGTTTCTACAAACATAAACTTCTGCAAATTAATGTGTTCCAACATTTGCTTTAATAATGaatacaaatataaagaaaggtGAGTGTCCATCAGCTGGTTCAGGAGGGTTGAGCCTTcttttgttaaagaaaacatttctagCAAGTAGGCtaggttaccatggcaacatgTCTTATCTATCAGTCATGGAATTAATAAGCaacattttcttaatttttcctTCAGTGTATCAGTTCTAATCAGCTGTTTTGCCTTATTAAGctatgtgtttttttgttgatgaaatTTAATCCCACATGTGTGAAATTTaatgtgttgtcatgtttttattctgacagcagcagttaacaacaacaacaacaatatttcACAAGGGGTTATagcagtttgtttttctctaaaggGATTTAGACtcaaaacagaaatgtgttgATAATTAGCTGATCGTGTGATGATTAAGTGGTTCATCAATTATTTATACAGTTCCCCTGTGTTGGGTTCTAGAAGTTATACTATTGAACTATtgcttcatttttatattttcttaagATGTCAACATAGTTTTAAAAACTATTATTTGGCATGCACGTTATAGTTTATTAATTTGAGACTCTTAGAAAATTGTACCAATAAAATTAAGTTCACTGTATTTGTGCAACCAGAATGAAACAAATAATTTCTTTACATTCTTATCAATCTTGCAGTAAGTTATGTTTTTAGTagcatttgcatgtgtgtgtgtcattctgCCTGTAATTATGATAGCTTGAAAACTTTTGAGTGAACCTTGATTTAACTTTGAAGCGTGTAGAGTGGGATCATGTTAACAATTCAATAAAATTTGGACTACATCCAACAAGGTCTTCAATGTCAACTTAATGATATCTTGgtcaacatttgaaaaaaaaaaaaaaaagccttataaCTTAGAAACTATGATTGTTACAAGTGTTGTATGTATTGTCAACATAAAGAAAGTActgtataaagatttaaaaggtCAAATGAGAATAATGCTATATAGAGCTATTTAAAACAATGTTTcttactgccattgtttgtattTACAACATAAAAAGACATAGGAATTATAGCTGGGGGATACCAAATATCTCACTATTTTGGACCTTTGAGCTCTTCGTCGTGGTTAAATAAGGTCAAACTTTCACGTGGTCACACTTTTATACAATGTCTTTTGTCTTTAAAACTATGTTCAAGTTCTGCTACCTTTAAATAAAGGTAGCAGAACATTTAGAAAATGATACTGGTAtacaaggatttttttttctgtatttcctaAAACTGGGAACCCTGTATTTCCTTTATAGTTTATGAGCTGAGTGCACTATTACTATGTATTCTAGAAATTCTACTCAAGTCCCTCATTTGGATTTTTCAATTCATCTTGTGGTCTTTTTTCATGTCGAGCCATGAGACACACTGAGAAAGAGATACATCAACTAATAAATGTACTAGTGAATGGTCATTCTAAATGATTACATTTTCAATAAACAGAAATGAGTAATTGATTGGATTTATtgtgaatttaatttttttaaaaagatttttgcatttttatatgTCTTTGTAATCTGTGATGATGTCAGGAATGATAATACAGGACCCCAAAACCAGCAGGTAAAAATGAAGTCCAGGGTTAGGCTAACCATAACCCTAAGCATTCATTCATTGCAAGCAAGCGCAAATgtaaaaactgagcgagaggggctgctattgtgtgtgtgtgtgtgtatatggataatagcaaacactgaaataatttttttgcacgcagcaatgaattttgttcactcaaatttagcttttcttcgctcaaaataaatttctcctcaaaatgcaacacttgcacctgcaaattctctttacgtgcgctcaattttttttttaggtgtactcagaatagtggcacaaaaataacgccatattAACATGCTTAGGGTGAAAATTCTCCTTGTCACAAACCCACTGTTACGAGCAAGTCATACTGAATAATAAATtggctgaaagaaagaaaaataacttcaTGTGAGTGCAGGCAGAGGCCAGCACGAATTCCATTTACATCGTACATGCTTCCTTTAGCCAGTAATATAAAAAGgcaaaacatacattttcattgctatgcagatgatatagagctttatctatccatgaagccagatgacactCACCAATTACTTTGTCTTTTACATGTGTGTTAAAGACATAAAGGCCTGGATGACCTATATTTTCCTCCCTCTagattcagataaaactgatttTATTGTAATCTGTCCTAAAAATCTTAACAACATGGTGTCTAATCAGATACTCACTTTAGATGACATAACCTTGGCCTGTTTGAGCAGGATATGTCCTTcggtgcacatattaaacaaatatgtacaaCTGCTTTATTGCATTTGCACAATatttctaaaattagaaacatcctgtatTAGTGTGATGCTCATAGTAACTAGTTCATAcgtttattacttctaggctagACTATTGGAATTTTCTATTATTAGGTTTTCCTAAAATCTCCCTAAAAATCcataatccaaaatgctgcagtgagagTAATGATAGGGAACAGAAAGAGAGGGCATATTTATCCTATATTGGCTTTTCTTTATTGGCTCGCTGGTATATCCAGAATcatatttaaaatccttctacTCTCATGTAgggtcaaaaataaattatgccCCATCTTTTCTTAAAGACATCTTAGTGCACTAGCCCCTgaatagagcactttgctctgagACTGCTGGTTTACTTTTGGTTCCTAGGCTAttaaaaagtagaatgggagccTTCAGCtctcaggcccctcttctgtggaatgagcttccagtttggatttgggagaaaAGACACTCTCTTTAagtttaggc comes from Astatotilapia calliptera chromosome 14, fAstCal1.2, whole genome shotgun sequence and encodes:
- the LOC113036495 gene encoding odorant receptor 131-2-like; translated protein: MNVSKWGTLDKDKLFLDGSLSSEAEKSVFKRMVDNSSFIGVESSMQQLNDQVIIVQVLVGVFLCINTMLIITFFMKDTFYRTMRYILFAVTLLSDCLILILTDLLLILSYFRLSIQVSLCLIMFAVSSVCNFVTPFTLTAMTLERYVAICMPLRHGELCSTRSAPHCILIIHGLSSVPCILILSVFFASVSLSFFTQYRVCSVEMFILRSWQGHLRSAISQFYFLIMCIIIVFSYIQIMKVAKAASGENKKSTHKGLRTVALHAFQLLLCLIQLWCPFIEAAVLQIDFMLYVNVRYFNYIMFSLTPRCLSPLIYGLRDDKFFLALRYHVLCHLHRKKSVGVSN